From Cellulomonas dongxiuzhuiae, the proteins below share one genomic window:
- a CDS encoding GNAT family N-acetyltransferase — translation MTTWSIRELPVPASLEAPDAWLLHGMVQAQNETTRDRWGTDDFATTPRRALSQLVHQEYDQRVRLVALDEDARQPDPARVLGYARLDLPRHDNTHTGWCDIGVRPAHRRRGIGDVLHAAALDAAREAQRTHLLAETSQAVEPAPGPGTLGAPTGAGLVSADDADVRFALAHGWTLEQVARHSRLTLPLDADAVEAHRAGAAAVAGPDYRTVTWAGATPDALAGQLAALRTSMSTDEPTAGLDVGEEAWDAARVLAADAETLGRGEHLLTTAAEHVPSGRLVAYSQLMVPPHTDEFAWQEDTIVQREHRGHRLGMLVKAVQLQHLAAAYPTVRRISTGNAEENRWMLAINVALGFRAAGGSGVWQRSL, via the coding sequence ATGACGACGTGGTCGATCCGCGAGCTGCCCGTGCCGGCCTCCCTCGAGGCCCCCGACGCGTGGCTGCTGCACGGCATGGTGCAGGCGCAGAACGAGACGACCCGCGACCGGTGGGGGACCGACGACTTCGCGACGACCCCGCGCCGCGCGCTCTCGCAGCTCGTGCACCAGGAGTACGACCAGCGCGTGCGGCTCGTGGCGCTCGACGAGGACGCGCGGCAGCCCGACCCGGCCCGCGTGCTCGGGTACGCGCGCCTCGACCTGCCGCGGCACGACAACACGCACACCGGCTGGTGCGACATCGGCGTCCGTCCGGCCCACCGGCGCCGGGGCATCGGTGACGTGCTGCACGCCGCGGCGCTCGACGCGGCACGGGAGGCGCAGCGCACGCACCTGCTCGCGGAGACCAGCCAGGCCGTCGAGCCCGCCCCGGGACCGGGGACGCTCGGCGCGCCGACGGGCGCCGGCCTGGTGTCCGCCGACGACGCCGACGTCCGGTTCGCGCTCGCGCACGGCTGGACGCTCGAGCAGGTGGCGCGGCACTCGCGGCTGACCCTGCCGCTCGACGCCGACGCCGTGGAGGCGCACCGGGCCGGCGCGGCCGCGGTCGCGGGCCCCGACTACCGGACCGTGACATGGGCCGGCGCCACCCCCGACGCCCTGGCCGGGCAGCTCGCCGCGCTGCGGACCAGCATGAGCACTGACGAGCCGACCGCGGGCCTCGACGTGGGCGAGGAGGCGTGGGACGCGGCCCGCGTGCTCGCGGCGGACGCCGAGACGCTCGGCCGCGGCGAGCACCTGCTGACGACGGCGGCCGAGCACGTGCCGTCGGGCCGGCTCGTCGCGTACTCCCAGCTCATGGTCCCGCCGCACACCGACGAGTTCGCCTGGCAGGAGGACACGATCGTGCAGCGTGAGCACCGCGGGCACCGGCTCGGCATGCTCGTCAAGGCCGTCCAGCTGCAGCACCTCGCCGCGGCCTACCCGACGGTCCGGCGCATCAGCACCGGCAACGCCGAGGAGAACCGATGGATGCTCGCGATCAACGTCGCCCTGGGCTTCCGGGCCGCGGGCGGCAGCGGGGTGTGGCAGCGCAGCCTGTAG
- a CDS encoding ABC transporter ATP-binding protein, with the protein MSDGLQVADVVVRYPGAASAAVDGVDLTVPTGEVVALLGPSGCGKSSLLRAVAGLEPLAAGDVAWDGVSVADVPVHRRGFGLLFQDGQLFAHRDVAGNVAYGLPERRARTAREARVAELLDLVGLPGTQRRDVATLSGGERQRVALARALAPRPRLLLLDEPLSALDRALRERLALDLRDVLTATGTTALFVTHDQDEAFAVADRVAVMDAGRLLQVAAPGALWARPASRRVAEFLGYEAFVDVPAPGVPAVPAVRALVDATRAAGVALLPPGGVLALAAGAFVVAPDGAPPVTGTVQVLRSRRGRTEVVVDVDGVGRVSAFAPAGWTCAPGTDVRLRVDAAAVAGLPD; encoded by the coding sequence GTGAGCGACGGTCTGCAGGTCGCCGACGTGGTCGTGCGCTACCCGGGGGCGGCGTCGGCGGCCGTCGACGGGGTCGACCTGACCGTGCCGACCGGCGAGGTCGTCGCGCTGCTCGGCCCGTCCGGATGCGGCAAGTCCTCGCTGCTGCGGGCCGTCGCCGGCCTCGAGCCGCTCGCCGCGGGCGACGTCGCGTGGGACGGCGTGTCCGTCGCCGACGTGCCCGTGCACCGCCGCGGGTTCGGCCTGCTCTTCCAGGACGGCCAGCTCTTCGCCCACCGGGACGTCGCGGGCAACGTCGCCTACGGGCTGCCCGAGCGGCGCGCCCGCACGGCGCGCGAGGCCCGGGTCGCCGAGCTGCTCGACCTCGTCGGCCTGCCCGGCACGCAGCGCCGCGACGTCGCGACGCTGTCGGGCGGCGAGCGCCAGCGCGTCGCGCTCGCCCGCGCGCTGGCCCCGCGCCCGCGCCTGCTGCTCCTCGACGAGCCGCTGTCCGCGCTCGACCGCGCTCTGCGCGAGCGTCTTGCGCTCGACCTGCGCGACGTCCTGACCGCGACGGGGACCACGGCGCTGTTCGTCACGCACGACCAGGACGAGGCGTTCGCCGTGGCCGACCGCGTCGCCGTCATGGACGCCGGGCGCCTGCTGCAGGTCGCGGCCCCCGGCGCGCTGTGGGCCCGGCCCGCCTCGCGGCGCGTCGCCGAGTTCCTCGGGTACGAGGCGTTCGTCGACGTGCCGGCGCCCGGCGTACCGGCCGTGCCGGCCGTACGCGCCCTCGTCGACGCGACCCGCGCCGCGGGCGTCGCGCTGCTGCCGCCCGGCGGGGTCCTGGCGCTCGCGGCCGGCGCGTTCGTGGTCGCGCCCGACGGTGCGCCGCCCGTGACCGGCACGGTGCAGGTCCTGCGCTCGCGCCGGGGTCGCACGGAGGTCGTCGTGGACGTCGACGGTGTCGGGCGCGTCAGCGCGTTCGCGCCCGCGGGCTGGACCTGCGCCCCGGGCACGGACGTGCGCCTGCGCGTCGATGCCGCTGCGGTCGCGGGGCTGCCGGACTAA
- a CDS encoding ABC transporter permease has translation MPGRGWRAGLGWGLAVVVPLAFLTAFFVWPVAEIVGRGFVADGRLDLGGFGDVFSRPRTWRVVGQTLAQAALGTAGAVLLGVPGAYLLYRCRFPGRGALRAFVTVPFVLPTVVVGVAFRSLLVDGGLLGGLGLDGTFTAIVLALVFFNYAVVVRTVGGMWERLDPRAEQAARALGASPWRVLRTVTLPALGPAIASAASLVFLFCATAFGTVLVLGGRRYGTVETEIWIQTTQFLDLRAAAVLSVVQLVVVVAALSVAGRARARTERALALGAPAATAHPVRLRDPLDAVAVAVTAVTVAGLLALPLLNLVVRSLRTPRGWGLDNYAALAVPQDTLAVSAWQAAGTSVRTAVDATLIALVVGGLVALVVSRRPRRAAARRAVAGLDALFMLPLGVSAVTVGFGFLVSMDAPLGLPVDLRASPVLVAVAQAVVAVPLVVRTVLPVLRAVDPRQREVAATLGASPGRVLRTVDLAVALRAVGLALGFAFAASLGEFGATSFLARPQEPTLPVVIFRLLGRPGAENYGAALAASVLLAALTAGVVAVCERLRRPGTGGAW, from the coding sequence GTGCCCGGCCGCGGGTGGCGTGCCGGGCTCGGGTGGGGTCTGGCCGTCGTCGTGCCGCTGGCCTTCCTCACCGCGTTCTTCGTGTGGCCCGTCGCCGAGATCGTCGGGCGCGGGTTCGTGGCCGACGGGCGGCTCGACCTGGGCGGGTTCGGCGACGTGTTCTCCCGGCCGCGCACGTGGCGGGTCGTCGGGCAGACGCTCGCGCAGGCCGCGCTCGGCACGGCCGGCGCCGTGCTGCTCGGCGTGCCCGGCGCGTACCTGCTGTACCGCTGCCGGTTCCCCGGGCGCGGGGCGCTGCGCGCGTTCGTCACCGTCCCGTTCGTGCTGCCGACGGTCGTCGTCGGCGTCGCGTTCCGTTCCCTGCTCGTCGACGGGGGGCTGCTGGGCGGCCTGGGTCTGGACGGCACGTTCACCGCGATCGTCCTCGCGCTCGTGTTCTTCAACTACGCCGTCGTGGTCCGGACCGTCGGGGGCATGTGGGAGCGCCTCGACCCGCGCGCCGAGCAGGCCGCCCGCGCGCTGGGCGCCTCGCCGTGGCGCGTGCTGCGCACCGTCACGCTGCCCGCGCTCGGCCCGGCGATCGCATCGGCCGCGTCGCTCGTGTTCCTGTTCTGCGCGACGGCGTTCGGGACCGTCCTGGTGCTGGGCGGGCGCCGGTACGGGACCGTCGAGACGGAGATCTGGATCCAGACCACGCAGTTCCTCGACCTGCGGGCCGCCGCGGTGCTGTCGGTCGTGCAGCTCGTCGTGGTGGTCGCCGCGCTGTCCGTCGCGGGGCGTGCCCGGGCCCGCACCGAGCGCGCGCTCGCCCTCGGTGCGCCCGCCGCGACCGCCCACCCGGTGCGGCTGCGCGACCCGCTCGACGCCGTCGCGGTCGCCGTCACGGCCGTCACCGTCGCCGGGCTGCTCGCGCTGCCGCTGCTCAACCTCGTCGTCCGCTCGCTGCGCACGCCGCGCGGGTGGGGGCTGGACAACTACGCCGCGCTCGCGGTGCCGCAGGACACGCTGGCGGTCTCCGCGTGGCAGGCCGCCGGGACGTCGGTGCGCACGGCCGTGGACGCCACCCTGATCGCTCTGGTCGTCGGGGGTCTCGTGGCGCTCGTCGTGTCGCGCCGGCCGCGCCGCGCTGCCGCACGGCGCGCGGTCGCCGGGCTCGACGCGCTGTTCATGCTGCCGCTGGGGGTGTCCGCCGTGACCGTCGGCTTCGGGTTCCTCGTGTCGATGGACGCGCCCCTCGGCCTGCCCGTGGACCTGCGGGCGTCGCCCGTGCTGGTCGCGGTCGCGCAGGCGGTCGTCGCGGTGCCGCTCGTCGTGCGCACGGTGCTGCCCGTGCTGCGGGCGGTCGACCCGCGCCAGCGCGAGGTGGCCGCGACGCTGGGCGCGTCGCCCGGGCGCGTCCTGCGGACCGTCGACCTGGCCGTGGCGCTGCGGGCCGTCGGGCTCGCGCTGGGGTTCGCGTTCGCGGCGTCGCTGGGTGAGTTCGGTGCGACGTCGTTCCTGGCCCGGCCGCAGGAGCCGACCCTGCCGGTCGTGATCTTCCGGCTGCTGGGACGTCCCGGCGCCGAGAACTACGGGGCCGCGCTCGCGGCGTCCGTGCTGCTCGCCGCGCTGACGGCGGGCGTCGTGGCCGTGTGCGAGCGGCTGCGCCGCCCGGGGACCGGGGGTGCGTGGTGA
- a CDS encoding SRPBCC family protein, with amino-acid sequence MSLERREVVSVEVRTPIDVVWEHLRDPHLVRRWFGWDYDGLDAEIREIFVDDVRHEHDHSDGRATRSLAWRNHDRLTVTARDDEPTTTRIVLTRPSHEGLSRFDGIFDEMDEGWIQFVHQLAFALDVHPGEDRVTLTSHGMDAGERRDPLLFRAGLHGVRGLPVHGHVEATRPDGSRVGGTVVYKTEHQVGIHLHGIAQSLLVLVMRPAAERPPHGTVDATLSTYGLDAGVLDEARRRWAGWWGRTVRV; translated from the coding sequence ATGAGCCTCGAGCGTCGTGAGGTCGTCTCCGTGGAGGTCCGCACCCCGATCGACGTCGTGTGGGAGCACCTGCGCGACCCGCACCTGGTGCGCAGGTGGTTCGGCTGGGACTACGACGGCCTCGACGCCGAGATCCGCGAGATCTTCGTCGACGACGTGCGCCACGAGCACGACCACTCGGACGGCCGCGCCACCCGCTCCCTCGCGTGGCGCAACCACGACCGGCTCACCGTCACGGCACGCGACGACGAGCCCACGACCACGCGCATCGTCCTCACGCGGCCCAGCCACGAGGGGCTCTCGCGGTTCGACGGCATCTTCGACGAGATGGACGAGGGCTGGATCCAGTTCGTCCACCAGCTGGCGTTCGCGCTCGACGTCCACCCCGGCGAGGACCGCGTGACGCTCACGTCGCACGGCATGGACGCGGGCGAGCGGCGCGACCCGCTGCTGTTCCGTGCCGGTCTGCACGGCGTGCGGGGCCTGCCCGTGCACGGCCACGTCGAGGCGACCCGGCCCGACGGCTCCCGCGTCGGCGGCACGGTCGTCTACAAGACCGAGCACCAGGTGGGCATCCACCTGCACGGCATCGCGCAGTCGCTGCTCGTGCTGGTCATGCGGCCCGCGGCCGAGCGGCCGCCGCACGGCACGGTCGACGCGACCCTGTCGACCTACGGACTGGACGCGGGCGTGCTCGACGAGGCGCGGCGGCGCTGGGCCGGCTGGTGGGGCCGCACCGTGCGGGTCTGA